A window of the Candidatus Nitrosotalea okcheonensis genome harbors these coding sequences:
- a CDS encoding DsbA family protein: MVFPVNNIGVTKGSNIPLEPQQPLHQQAQQQLAKLQIPSFAQYRGSNSAQLNIVEFGDYQCPFCEKFFQQNEPQILQDYINNGKAKFYFLDFQFLGPDSLTLGEGAWCANEQGKYYDYHDYIYSHQGQENSGWATPDKVKALAVDISGLDATKFNSCLDSKKYESRVQQLTQYGQSLGVSGTPTIFIGNDQKGYLSAVGAQPYDVFKQIIDKQRG; this comes from the coding sequence GTGGTGTTCCCGGTTAACAACATAGGAGTTACAAAAGGATCCAACATTCCTCTCGAACCGCAACAGCCGTTGCATCAGCAAGCGCAGCAACAACTTGCAAAATTGCAGATACCGTCATTTGCACAGTACAGAGGATCTAATTCGGCTCAACTAAACATAGTGGAGTTTGGAGACTATCAATGTCCATTCTGTGAAAAGTTCTTCCAGCAAAACGAGCCACAGATTCTACAGGATTACATAAATAATGGAAAAGCAAAATTCTACTTCCTCGACTTCCAGTTTCTTGGTCCAGATTCTCTCACGCTTGGAGAGGGAGCATGGTGCGCAAACGAGCAGGGAAAGTACTATGATTATCATGATTACATTTACTCGCATCAGGGACAGGAGAACTCTGGTTGGGCTACACCGGACAAGGTCAAGGCACTGGCTGTAGACATTTCCGGTCTTGATGCTACAAAGTTCAATTCCTGCCTTGACAGCAAAAAATACGAGTCGCGAGTACAGCAGCTCACACAGTATGGCCAGAGCCTAGGGGTGAGCGGAACGCCTACAATTTTCATAGGAAACGATCAAAAGGGCTACCTCTCTGCGGTAGGAGCACAGCCCTACGACGTCTTCAAGCAGATAATAGACAAGCAGAGGGGTTGA